Within the Catalinimonas niigatensis genome, the region AGCATCCACTGGGGCAGTAAACGTTTGAAACTCACGTCCATTGCCTCTTGCGGGAATATCTACCTCTGCTACTTTAGGTCCATCCGGCTCGTCCAGGCGTACTTCAACAGTACCTCCTTCTGCCACTGCGACATGAAAATCTATGGCAGCAATGTCTGTCAGGTCAATATCGCTGAAACCAAGGTAAGAGCCATTTTGCAAACCACTGACATAGGCAAAATCACCGCCATTGGGACGTTGTCTTTCTGCTTTAGAAAAGTCCTCATAGGCTTCTGCCTGTACACGAGGATGGCGCAAAGTGATCATTTTACGAGTGGACAAGGGAGGCATGTCGTTGGCACCCCGGTCGGTATAATTTACCGTGAGGTAATAGCTTCCTTCCTCTCCTTTCCCGTGGTGATGATTCAGTTTCAGACTGCCCTGCATGGGCATGCTGCCGCTGATGGCCTGATCTTCATCGGCCAGAGAAAGAATATATTTGACCATTTCAGCCGTTTCTTCCTGCGTATGTTGAGGATGAGCAGCCATCAGGCTATGTCCCCAGTTGCCATTACCCCCGGTAATAATTTTAGTAGCCAGCATATCAATGGCACCTTCTTCTTCATGATAGCGCTCTGCCACATCCTGGTAACTGGGGCCAATGGAAGTCTGATCCAACGCATGACAGGACTTACAGTCACTGCCGTCTATTAGATTTTTACCTTTTAAAAAGGGAGAAACCATTGCATTGGCTCCCAGCAGTGCAAGGTCTTTACTTTCCTGCAGGTAATCAAAATGTACCCGTACATTTTCAGGAGCTATACCTCCATCAAGCGTAAAGCCATCTTCTGCATCACTGACCTGAATTTGATAATCCAATGCTTCATCATCATAGAAGAAGGTCTGGTTACCATTCATGGCGATCTCAATCAGGGGAGCAGCATTTCCCACCCTGATTTCTATCTGTGCAGTGGAAGTTTTTCCTGCCTTATCCGTTACTTTCAGCGTTGGATGATAGACACCGGGTTCTTCAAAGGTGAAGCTGGTTTCGGCTTCGCCAGCCTGTGTCTCATCATCGGTAAATGACCAGGCATAGCTCAGGGCATCATCGGTATCATAGTCAAAGGACTGGATAGCGGAAAACTGCACAGTTAAAGGCGCAGCACCGGCTTTCTGGTCGGCAGCTATACTGGCTACCGGCTTGCGGTTGCCTTCTGCATATTCAATCCGGACCAGTCGGGCTTCGTCATTGTCAGCAAAGTAATTGGCACCATATTCTAGTAGGTACATGGCTCCATCAGGTCCAAACTCCATATCAATCGGTTTGGAAATTGGCATATCCTCCATGAAAGGTTCAATTTTGACAGGCTGATGATTTTCGTCAAAAGTGATCACTTTAATCCAGCTTCTTGCCCATTCGTAGATAAACAGCTTCCCATCGTAATAGTCTGGAAACCTGACACTGGAATGCTGGTAACGGTCGGCATAGTACACCGGTCCTGCCATCGCACTTCTGGAACCTGTACCCAGGTTAGGCCACTGCTCGGATTCGCCATACGGATACGAGATCATAGCCGGACGGGCAGGAGGCAACTCACGGCTTCCGTAATTGTGGGGAGAGGCGTTGATGGGTTTTTCCGGATCAAAATAGGCTCCAGGCGTATCGGTATAAAAATCCCAGTCGGGATAGGCTTTATTGTCAGCGACAAAATAGGGCCAGCCATAATTTCCGGCTACTCTTCCCTGATTCCATTCGTCGTAGCTCTGCGGTCCCTGTATTCCGTCTTTTCCTACGTCGGGACCCACATCGCCCCAGTACACCCAATTGTTTTTCCAGTCAATGGAAATACGGAAGGGGTTTCTGGCGCCCATAACATAAATTTCCGGTCTGCCTTTGGAACCATCTTTTGGGAAAAGGTTTCCACTAGGAATGCTATACGTTCCGTCATCGTTTAATTTAATACGAAGTATTTTACCTCTCAGATCATGGGTATTGCCGGAAGATTTCTGCGCATCCCAGGGGCCACGACCGGGACGTTCATCCAGGGGAGAATAGCCGTTGGACTCTTTGGAGCTGGTATTGTCACCGGTAGACAGCCAAAGTAAGCCATCAGGACCAAACTGTACGGAACCACCGGAATGGCAGCAGGTTTCACGCTGAACAGCCACATCTAAAACCACCTTCTCGCTGGCCATGATCAGGCTATCATCCGACATATAGAAACGCGACAAACGCTGTACGGAATCCTCTCCTGCTGGAGAATAATAAATATAAACACGGCGGTTATGATGAAATTTGGGATCTACTGCAATGCCCAGCATCCCATCTTCGTAATTGCCTTCTGTACTCACGTCAAAGGTAGAAAGCAGTTTTACTTCTCTGGTATCAGGGTTATACAGCTTTACATTGCCACGACGTTCAATGTAAATCACTTTACCATCCGGCATAATGTCCAGTTCCATCGGCTCGTTGAGCTGATCATCCAGCACGATACGGGTGAAGCGACTTTCATCAGGAACTCTTTTCGTCCTTGCCCTACTGTAGTCTAAAGTATTTTTGTCAATGGAATAGCGCAATGCCTCTGCCAATTCCTCGTCTGAAATATCTGTCAAAGCGGGAAGATAGGTAAAGCGACCTCCGTCAAAGCTTAGTCTGGCGGGTTTGGCAGGAGCTTCTGTCTGAGTGCTGATGGTCGTCACCATCATTTTTTCGTCCTGAGCTTCTTCAGTCCATGCACTCGTCAAACTTTGATACCAGGGCCACTGATACTGAGGAGAGATGTCGGTGCCTATACTGATGATTCCTCCACCAGCCTGTATATAGCGCTCCAGATCTGTCTGATGACGATATTCCAATGCTGCTCCGGGTACCTGTAAAAATGCCAGAGCACTGTAGTGTTTGATGGTGTCTTCAGTAAGCAGACTGATCTGAGAGGTAGTATCCAGCACGTAGTTTTTTTGCTGGCTGATGCTTCTGAGTTTTTGAATATCTGCCAGAGAGGTAACATCCGGCTGGATAAACGCCAATATCCTTTCTTCCGGTAAATGCTGGGTACATGCTCCCAGCAAAAGAAGAAAGCATAATAGGTAAGAAGGTTGCTTTTTCATGCGAAATAATAGGTTCACGCTACTAACAATCTTCCAAAAGTAAAGATTCGGCAACAGGAAAAAAACGGATTAGACTGGAGTCTGTCTACTTTTTACAATTTTTTATAGAATTATATTAATGTTGAGGCAATTGCTTTATCCATTCGTGATGAAGCTTTTCCATCTCTTTTACTTTTTCCGGATGCCGGGCTTCCAGATTATTCATCTCTGAAATGTCTTCTGCCAGATTTACCAGAAAGTACTTTTGCCCTTCGGGTAGAGGTGCCTTTTCAGTTGGGTCATAAGGATTACCAATCAATTTCCAGTCTCCCTGCCGTACTGCCCACTGTTCTCTGCCTGTGGCCCAGTGAAAAGTCTCATGAGGAGAAGGCGCATCTACCGAAAGAATGACAGACACGATACTGCTGCCATCCAGATCATCTTGATTTGGAGACACTTTACAAAGTTCAGCAATGGTAGGATACCAGTCTACCCCTACACCCATCTGCTCCCGCACTTCATTTTCAGGCAACTGACCGGGCCAACTGATGATAGCCGGTACCCGGATACCCCCTTCAAACAAACTGAACTTAGCTCCGCGATAAGGCCCGGCATTTCCTCCTCCGCCAAAGGTGCGTTCTTCTGTAGAATGACCATGATCTGACATCAGGATGATGATGGTATTTTTACGCAGCCCAAGTTCATCTACCTTCGCTACCAGTTCACCGATCTTCTCATCGGTGGTAGAAACGAAAGCCGCATACTCCCGACGGGGCGAAGGCAGGTTTTTATAATGCGCTCTCCACTTTTCCTCTCCCTGCAAAGGATAATGAGGTGTATTGATTGCCCAGTACAAAAAGAACGGCTCTTTCTGATGCTCCTCAATAAAATTGCTGGCTTCCTCCACCATCAGATCAGGAAAAAACTGCCCATCTCTGAAAATTTCTTCCCCGTTTTGCCATAAGTCGTGGCGGTTCGGGCCATTCCAGTAAAAAAAGTGGGAATAGTTATCAATACAACCGCCCATATGTCCGAAGGAGTAATCAAAGCCCTGTCCGTTGGGCATGGTTTCGGGAGTGTATCCCAGATGCCATTTGCCCACATGTCCGGTGGCATAACCGGCTTCTTTCAGCATTTCTGCTATCGTAATCTGCTCCGCAGGCATACCTGCATGTCCCTCACTGGAAGAAGCATTTCCGGGCAGGCCTGCTCTCTGCGGCACTTTGCCGGTCAGCAGTCCAGCACGGGAAGGAGAGCAGACCGGTGCTGCCGCATAAAACTGGGTAAACCTGACGCCTCGCTCTGCCAGCGCATCCATGTGGGGAGTAGTCAGGTCTTTGGCACCGTAGCAGTTCATGTCAATACTACCCTGATCATCGGTATAGATCAGAATCACGTTCGGGCGTTGATTCTGGGCAAATAAACTTGAGGAAATAAAGAGTAAAAAAAGAAGATGCAGGTATCTCATTAGGGTGTTAGGGTTCTGCGTATGATAGTTTTAAAGTATTATGGTAATATTTGAATAAAACCATAATACCATCGCACTATAACACTACTTAAACTAATCCAGCTTCTTTCATCAGTTTTTTGGTAGCCAGCAGGTCTTTTTTCATCACTTCTTTGGTCTTGCTAAGCTTCTGCTGTTCGCTGAGGCTCTGATCGTGCTCAGGCATTTCATATTCATAATGGACGGATACGGGAGCCGTAAGCTGCATTTCTTTCAACATTTTGAAAAAAGCCACAAAATCTACCATACCCTCACCAATCGGAGTATTATACACCTGCCATTTCCCATCTTTTTTCTCCCAGCGGAAGTCTTTTGCCACCAGTGTATTGATGTGAGGGTGAATATATTGTAAGCCAAGAGGCCAGGATTCTCCACCTTCTACCGTAGCATGTCTGATATCATACTGGTTACCTAAATGAGGAGAGTTGATTTCAGATAATATAGCAGCTATATCCCATACCGGAGCTCCTACATAATGTCTTCCCGAGTGGTTCTGGTAGGAGCCGTAAAGTCCCAGCTTCTGATTGTATTTGGCCAGCTTACTCAGTTTTTTCCTGCATTCTTCCATATAAGCTGTGATGTCTGCTTTTTCAGGATATTTGAGCCAGTTGGTCCTGTAATATTGAATACCCAGTTCGCTGGCGGTACTCAGCAGTTTCTGATTGGTAGCATCATCAGCATCTATAAGCGCGGTAGTCATCATTTTGGCTTGTAAGCCTTGTTGCTTGATAGCTTCCACTGCTTTGGGCAGATCACGGGCCACATTTTCGGGAAGTACATGTCCGCCAGGGCGAACAGACAGGTCTACACCATCAAAGCCAATCTCAGCAGCAGTTTCCGCCATATGGTCATAATCCAGAAACTGCAAATGCTTGGAAAAGACATGAAAACTTATATGCTCTTTTTGTTTTTTGCTTTCCAGACCGGCAAAAGAAGGTTTTGGAATGGTCAGGGCAGCACCTCCGGCAGCCAATGTACTTAAAAAATGTCGCCTGCTATTCTGATGATCGGTATGCATAAGTTGTTTTATTGTTTATTGATGATGGTAAAATATACATCATACGCCATTAATCATTATCAATTATTCGCTATTCATTATTTTCCGGTAAAGCAAATGCGACATAAGCATCCGAACGCTTATCGGTAGTTTTACCACCTCCTGCAGCAATAACTAAATACTGTTGTCCATCTACTTCGTAAGTGGCAGCCGTAGCCATACCTGCTGCCGGAAGTTTGTATTTCCACAATTCCTCTCCCGTATCTTTATCAAAAGCACGAATATACTCATCAGTGGTAGCAGCGATAAAAATAAGCCCTCCGGCGGTCACTACCGGACCACCATAATTCTCGGTACCTGTTTTGGGAACGCCTCTTGCTGTCAATTCTTCATACTCCCCCAAAGGCACAGACCACAAAATTTTGCCTTCATCCAGATCAATAGCGTTGAGTGTACCCCAGGGTGGCTCAACAGCGGGATACCCTTCAGAATCCACAAAACGGTTGTAGCCCGTATGGTTGTAGCGAAGGTTACCTGTTTCCTGTTGTACAAGGGTCGTAGAAGCTTTCCTTACTTTCATTTTCCCTGCCTTCCCCAACAGAAAAGCCGCAATTGCATCTATCTGGGTATCTTGCAGAAAAGCAAACGAAGGCATTGAACCCCTTCCCTCTTTGACTATTTGAGTGATTTCATCATGCTTCAGACGCTGCTTTACATGAACCAGTTCGGGTGCATTTCCATGAAAATTGCTTCCCTGAAGATCAGCCCCATGACAACCCATGCAATTAGTCTGATACATACTCTTGCCCAACGCCAGCATATCGTCAGGATTGGCTTCCTGTGTTTCTATCATTGTAAGTATCCAAGGCATCTCATTGGCATTCACATACAAAACATTGGAAACAGGATCATAGCCTGCTCCTCCCCACTCCCCACCTCCGTCAAAGCCGGGAAAAATGATAGTCCCTTCTTTGCTGGGAGGCACAAACTGTCCGTTGGAACGGCTTCTTTTGAGCACTGCAAGTAAGGAGTCTTTGTCTTTTGAATAAGGATTGATATCCGCTTCAGTCAGCTGTTGGCGAGCAAACGGTGGCGGACTTGTAGGCAAGGGCTGAGTTGGCCAGGTCTGTTCACCCACCAGATCTGACTCAGGATAATGCTTTTCTTCTACAGGAAAGAGAGGCTCTCCGGTATCGCGATCAAGAACATAGATGTGCCCGGATTTTGTAATCTGTGCTATTGCATCTACTTTTTTACCTTCCCTTTCTACTGTGACCAGATTGGGAGGGGCCGGCAAATCCCGATCCCAAAGATCATGATGTACAGTTTGAAAATGCCAGATGCGCTTTCCGGTATTAGCATCCAGGGCCAGCAAACTGTTGGCAAAAAGATTGTTACCCTTACGATTGCCTCCGTAAAAATCAAAGGCAGCAGAGCCTGTAGGTACGAACACTATCTCTCTCTCCTCGTCCACTGTCATTCCCGCCCAGTTATTTGCTCCTCCAATAGACTGGTAGGCAGTTTGGTCTTCCCAGGTGTCATAGCCAAACTCACCTGGCTGAGGGATAGTATTGAATATCCATTCCTGTTTACCAGTACGAATGTTAAAGGCCCTGATATGACCCGGTGCAGCAGGCAGGCGCTCGGAGTTTAACGCTCCCATAATGATCAAATCTTTGTATACCGCGCCTGCGGTATGATAACGATAGTCAAGGCTTTTGACCTCACGTCCTAGGCCTTCTGTCAGATCAATTCTACCTTTTTTTCCAAAATCAGAAATCAGTTTACCATTAGTCGCATCCAATGCATACAGATACTGATCGGCTGAAAAAAGGATTCTTTGATCCTCATCATCTTCCCAGAAAACCAGCCCTCTGGTAAAACTTCCACGATCCGTCCCCTCATAGGGATTAAACTCCCATATCTTTGTTCCATTGGCAGCATTGACAGCAAAAACTTTAAGGCCAGGCGATACACCATAAAGAATATCATTGACAATGAGGGGATTTGCCTGTATATAGTTAGCACCGCCTTTACCTTGCTGACCAGCATGATATGTCCAGGCGACCTCTAGTGTACTTACATTTTTTTTATTGATCTGGTTTAAAAGAGAGTAATGAGACCGTCCTGGATCGCCCAGATAACTACTCCATTCGGTATAATTTGCCTGTTCTTCACGAGAAAAATCAGACTTTTCTTGTGTACAGGAAGATAATAACATAACTCCTGCCAGCCCTAAGGGTAAGTAGTAGGTCAGTTGCATTTTTCAGGTAAATAGATTGGCTAAAGCTTAAGGTATTCAGTGTTAAATTTTGTATTTTTTTTTGAAAAGTAAAATGCTTTCATGGATTATTACGAAGTATTTGACAAAAGCTTCTTCATGACTAATCAGCCATAATTTTCACACACTGCACAAACAAAGAGAAGAGACTCTTATCGGATGGCATAAAACGATTATGATCAGCATACCAAAGTTTCTCAAGATCATTTTGTATTTAATAAAGTGACTTTGGCAATTCTTTGACGCTGTTAAACTGATCATTTCTCTTACAACTTATACGCTCATCATTTATTTCAATTAATGTGTTAATATGACACATATATTATTAAAAGTTTAGGTAAATCTCTGCTTCCTGACTTTTTTTATTTCTTACCATCTGCTTTCTTTTACTCAATCGTTAAGTGAAATTGAGCGCAAGATTCAGCAGATACTTCATTATATTGCAAGAGGGAAATGTAATTGTTTCCTGCATTTTAACATAACCTATCCTGCGCACCTATGAGTCAAAAATTACGCTATCTCCTGTTCTTCTTGAGTTTTCCCTTATTAGTCTGGAGTCAGGAAAAACAGCCTCTCCTCACGTCGGACGTGCTCAAGATCAAAACTGCTGATCAGATCAGTATTTCACCTTATGGCAACCGAGCGGTTTATGTAGTTACCAGTATTGTAGAAGACGAAGAGCAGGATTACAAATACCTGAGACATCTCTGGCTGGCTAACCTTGATCACGATAATCCATCGGTACAACAACTTACCTATGGAGATCAAAGTGATGGGCAGCCAAGCTGGTCGCCAGATGGGAGCAAAATCGCTTTTGTGCGTAAGCATGAGGATAAATCTCAGATATGGATATTACCACTAACGGGTGGAGAAGCTTATGTATTGACAAAGGTCAAACATGGCGCATCTAACCCGCAATGGTCGCCCGATGGAACTCAAATTCTTTTTACTTCCAATATTCCTATGGAAGAGCTCAGTGGAACGCCCGCCTGGGATTATGAAAGGCCGGGGCGTACTTTTGGGGATACCCCCAATTTTAAAAATGACAGTAGCGAACAGATGCAGGTAAGTCCTGATGGTGACCTGGAGTCGGTAAGGGCCTGGCTGGCTAAAAATGCCAGTAAAGAAAACCCCAAGGTAATCAACCGCCTGGATTTTCAGGGAGAGCTGGGATTGGACAATCAGGTGCTTTTTCAACATCTCTTTGTTATAAATGCCCAGCCGAATGCGGCCCAGCCGGGTGCGCGCACTGAGTCTGATACAGCTCAACAAATTACCGATGGCTTTCAGAACTTCCAGTCTCCTTCCTGGTCACCGGATGGAAACCGTATCGTATGCAGTTCCATCAGCTATACACAAATGCCCGATCGGGAAATTGACAGCGACCTGTGGGAAGTAGTGGCCGATGGCTCAGGCAGCCACCAATTGCTCGATATGCCAGACATGCGCCTTTACAGCCCTGCGTATTCTCCTGATGGAAAAATGATCGCTTTTTCTTCCTCCTCCTTAACTGACATCACCTACGCACAAACGGAGTTGGGGATTGTTCAGGCTGACGGATCAGCAGTCCAAATTCTAACCAACAACTTTGATCGCCGTATCAGCGACATCAAATGGAGCGCTGATAACAAAGAGATTTACTTTACTGCACCCAATGAAGGTTACGTACCATTGTACAAGATCAGCGTTCGTAATGGCCGTACAGCTATTGTTTTAGGAGAGCAACTAGGCATCAATGGCTATGACGCGCATGAGGATGTGATTGTCTATGCCGCTACTGAGGTTACCCAACCTTATGAACTCTATATGGCTGACGCCAAAGGAAGTAATGCCCAGCAGCTGACTACTCTCAATAGCGATTGGCTGGCTGATAAGCAGATGATACAGCCCCAGCGATACAGTATAGAGAACGAAGGGCATAATGTGGAATACTGGGTGATGGAGCCGGTCAACCGCCAGCCCAATATGCAATATCCCGTAGTACTGGAAATGCATGGCGGCCCTTCAGCCATGTGGGGACCGGGAGAATTCAGTATGTGGCATGAGTTTCAGTTGCTATGCAGTTGGGGGTATGCCGTAGTCTATGCTAATCCTATTGGCAGCAGCGGTTATGGCGATGCCTTCCGCCGTGCCAATTATCAGAATTGGGGCAAAGGGCCAGCCAACGATGTACTGTCTGCTCTGGATGATGCCATGCAAAAACATACGTGGATGGACAATGAGCAACAATTCATTACCGGAGGCAGCTATGCCGGATATCTTACCGCCTGGATCGTTTCCCAAACTAACCGTTTTGATGCTGCAGTAGCGCAGCGAGGGGTATATGAATTGGAGTTCTTTTTTGGTGAAGGCAATGCCTGGAGACTGGCTCCTGACCATTTTGGAGGCTATCCCTGGGAGGCAGAAGCTAAGGCCTCAATGGAAGCTAATTCCCCCCAAACCTTCGTCTCCAATATTCAAACACCCCTGCTCATCATGCATGCCGATACGGATCTGCGTACCGGGGTAAGGCAATCTGAACTGCTTTACCGAAGCCTGAAAGTGCTGAAAAGACCGGTAGAATATGTCCGTTATCCAGGGGAAGGACATGAGCTTTCACGTTCAGGCAATCCGCTGCGCCGCATGGACAGACTCAACCGTATCGTAGAGTTTTTTGAAAGGTATGCTGAACATTCAGACAAACCTGCGGCTACCCTGATAGATGCAGCAGGTCAGGAATAATTTGCTTAACTTATGAGAAACCCCACAAAATTATGAGAAATAAGCTTTTAATCACTCTTTTTATATTGGTGTCAGTGACTGCCTGTGAATTCAGGAGCGAGTCCAACAACAATGGAGGGGTGCGGCAGCTATCACAAAGCATCCAGCGGGATGAAGCAGAAGTTGTTAAGACCAATATATCCATGAAGGCTGGCAAGCTCACTTTGAAAGGAGGCGCTGAAAATCTGGTAGATACTGACATCACTTCCAGCCGTGAGGATTGGCAACCCACCATTGACTATACTTCTACTGGTAAGACCGGGCGACTACGCATAGAACAGCCTGACATTGATGGCATCAATTTTAATTTTGGTGAAGACGAGACCAATAACTGGGTCATTCAACTCAATGATGATTTGGTGCAGGATCTGGATCTTCAAATAGGTGCCGGTGAAACAGAAATAGACCTTCGGGGACTCACATTGAACAGTGTCAACGTGGATGCTGGTGTAGGTGAGCATAGCATCAATCTAGCCAATACTTCCGTCCCTGAGCTGGATATCAATGCCGGTGTGGGTGAGGTATCAGTTGATCTGAGCGGTAAATGGAATAATGATCTGGATGCTGAAATCAATGGAGGAATCGGAGAGCTAAACCTGCTCTTGCCCAATGATATTGGCATTCGCGTGGAAGTCAGTGGTGCGCTGGGCGCTGTTAATGCCCCTGAGTTGGATAAAGATGGACGGGTGTATACCAATGCACTCTATGGTGAATCAGAGTATTTGTTGACACTTGAGATCAAAGCAGGTATAGGTACCGTTAACATAAGCCTGGAATAGGTTTGTGCTGATGCGCACGCATAGGAAAGCAAACAGCATTGTAGCCACAGCAATGCATTAATTTAACAACAGTACAAGGCTACTTTATGCTTTATTTACAGGAACAAAACAATCACATTTGGGTTAGAAGAGCAGCATTTGATGTTGCTCTTTTTTTTCTAACAAACATTTTTCTTATGTCTGCAAAAAAACGATTTACCCAGATTTCTTTTACCTCACTGATGCTCTCGCTGATGCTGTTCAACACTTCCTGCCAGGAGTTTTTGGAAGAGATCAAAGATGAATTGAAAGGAAATAAGGATCAGGAATTACCAGAAACTGTGGTGATCAACCAACAGGCTTTGTACCCTGAAGGCGTTGAATTTGACCCTTTGAGCGGCCAGTTTCTCGTATCTTCCTTAACCCAGGGCACTATCGGCAAAGTGGATGATGAAGGACAGTATACGCCTTTTATTGAAGATGATGATTTTGTAGCCACCATTGGGATACAAGTGGATATTTCTCTCAAACGCTTGCTGGTCTGCATATCCGATCCTAATGCTGGAAACCTGGCTGCGCTAGGCATCTATGATCTGAACAATGCTGACAGGCTGGAGTATGTCAACCTGGGTGAAAGTCTGGCACCCGGAGAGCCTCATTTTGCCAATGATGTAGCAGTAGATGATGAAGGAAATGCTTATGTAACGGATAGCTTCTCTCCTTATATCTATAAGGTAGCCAGAAATGGGGATGCAGAGATCTTTCTCTCAGACGACACATTTGCTACACCGGCAGGAGCATTTGGATTGAATGGCATCATCTATCATCCGGATGGTTATCTCATTGCCGGTTTTTCGGCAACCAATTCACTTTATAAAATCCCCCTGGATGATCCTTATGACTTTAGCCAGATTCATCTGGATGCAGCGCTTACTGGTCCGGATGGTTTGTATCTAAGCCGCAATGCCAAAACGCTAATTGTAGTTAATAATGCCGG harbors:
- a CDS encoding outer membrane protein assembly factor BamB family protein, whose product is MQLTYYLPLGLAGVMLLSSCTQEKSDFSREEQANYTEWSSYLGDPGRSHYSLLNQINKKNVSTLEVAWTYHAGQQGKGGANYIQANPLIVNDILYGVSPGLKVFAVNAANGTKIWEFNPYEGTDRGSFTRGLVFWEDDEDQRILFSADQYLYALDATNGKLISDFGKKGRIDLTEGLGREVKSLDYRYHTAGAVYKDLIIMGALNSERLPAAPGHIRAFNIRTGKQEWIFNTIPQPGEFGYDTWEDQTAYQSIGGANNWAGMTVDEEREIVFVPTGSAAFDFYGGNRKGNNLFANSLLALDANTGKRIWHFQTVHHDLWDRDLPAPPNLVTVEREGKKVDAIAQITKSGHIYVLDRDTGEPLFPVEEKHYPESDLVGEQTWPTQPLPTSPPPFARQQLTEADINPYSKDKDSLLAVLKRSRSNGQFVPPSKEGTIIFPGFDGGGEWGGAGYDPVSNVLYVNANEMPWILTMIETQEANPDDMLALGKSMYQTNCMGCHGADLQGSNFHGNAPELVHVKQRLKHDEITQIVKEGRGSMPSFAFLQDTQIDAIAAFLLGKAGKMKVRKASTTLVQQETGNLRYNHTGYNRFVDSEGYPAVEPPWGTLNAIDLDEGKILWSVPLGEYEELTARGVPKTGTENYGGPVVTAGGLIFIAATTDEYIRAFDKDTGEELWKYKLPAAGMATAATYEVDGQQYLVIAAGGGKTTDKRSDAYVAFALPENNE
- a CDS encoding PQQ-dependent sugar dehydrogenase, encoding MKKQPSYLLCFLLLLGACTQHLPEERILAFIQPDVTSLADIQKLRSISQQKNYVLDTTSQISLLTEDTIKHYSALAFLQVPGAALEYRHQTDLERYIQAGGGIISIGTDISPQYQWPWYQSLTSAWTEEAQDEKMMVTTISTQTEAPAKPARLSFDGGRFTYLPALTDISDEELAEALRYSIDKNTLDYSRARTKRVPDESRFTRIVLDDQLNEPMELDIMPDGKVIYIERRGNVKLYNPDTREVKLLSTFDVSTEGNYEDGMLGIAVDPKFHHNRRVYIYYSPAGEDSVQRLSRFYMSDDSLIMASEKVVLDVAVQRETCCHSGGSVQFGPDGLLWLSTGDNTSSKESNGYSPLDERPGRGPWDAQKSSGNTHDLRGKILRIKLNDDGTYSIPSGNLFPKDGSKGRPEIYVMGARNPFRISIDWKNNWVYWGDVGPDVGKDGIQGPQSYDEWNQGRVAGNYGWPYFVADNKAYPDWDFYTDTPGAYFDPEKPINASPHNYGSRELPPARPAMISYPYGESEQWPNLGTGSRSAMAGPVYYADRYQHSSVRFPDYYDGKLFIYEWARSWIKVITFDENHQPVKIEPFMEDMPISKPIDMEFGPDGAMYLLEYGANYFADNDEARLVRIEYAEGNRKPVASIAADQKAGAAPLTVQFSAIQSFDYDTDDALSYAWSFTDDETQAGEAETSFTFEEPGVYHPTLKVTDKAGKTSTAQIEIRVGNAAPLIEIAMNGNQTFFYDDEALDYQIQVSDAEDGFTLDGGIAPENVRVHFDYLQESKDLALLGANAMVSPFLKGKNLIDGSDCKSCHALDQTSIGPSYQDVAERYHEEEGAIDMLATKIITGGNGNWGHSLMAAHPQHTQEETAEMVKYILSLADEDQAISGSMPMQGSLKLNHHHGKGEEGSYYLTVNYTDRGANDMPPLSTRKMITLRHPRVQAEAYEDFSKAERQRPNGGDFAYVSGLQNGSYLGFSDIDLTDIAAIDFHVAVAEGGTVEVRLDEPDGPKVAEVDIPARGNGREFQTFTAPVDAAPVETKESAASIHKLYVVFRGKEDARLMSLDWMYFHKKAGI
- a CDS encoding sulfatase-like hydrolase/transferase; amino-acid sequence: MRYLHLLFLLFISSSLFAQNQRPNVILIYTDDQGSIDMNCYGAKDLTTPHMDALAERGVRFTQFYAAAPVCSPSRAGLLTGKVPQRAGLPGNASSSEGHAGMPAEQITIAEMLKEAGYATGHVGKWHLGYTPETMPNGQGFDYSFGHMGGCIDNYSHFFYWNGPNRHDLWQNGEEIFRDGQFFPDLMVEEASNFIEEHQKEPFFLYWAINTPHYPLQGEEKWRAHYKNLPSPRREYAAFVSTTDEKIGELVAKVDELGLRKNTIIILMSDHGHSTEERTFGGGGNAGPYRGAKFSLFEGGIRVPAIISWPGQLPENEVREQMGVGVDWYPTIAELCKVSPNQDDLDGSSIVSVILSVDAPSPHETFHWATGREQWAVRQGDWKLIGNPYDPTEKAPLPEGQKYFLVNLAEDISEMNNLEARHPEKVKEMEKLHHEWIKQLPQH
- a CDS encoding sugar phosphate isomerase/epimerase family protein translates to MHTDHQNSRRHFLSTLAAGGAALTIPKPSFAGLESKKQKEHISFHVFSKHLQFLDYDHMAETAAEIGFDGVDLSVRPGGHVLPENVARDLPKAVEAIKQQGLQAKMMTTALIDADDATNQKLLSTASELGIQYYRTNWLKYPEKADITAYMEECRKKLSKLAKYNQKLGLYGSYQNHSGRHYVGAPVWDIAAILSEINSPHLGNQYDIRHATVEGGESWPLGLQYIHPHINTLVAKDFRWEKKDGKWQVYNTPIGEGMVDFVAFFKMLKEMQLTAPVSVHYEYEMPEHDQSLSEQQKLSKTKEVMKKDLLATKKLMKEAGLV
- a CDS encoding S9 family peptidase, producing MSQKLRYLLFFLSFPLLVWSQEKQPLLTSDVLKIKTADQISISPYGNRAVYVVTSIVEDEEQDYKYLRHLWLANLDHDNPSVQQLTYGDQSDGQPSWSPDGSKIAFVRKHEDKSQIWILPLTGGEAYVLTKVKHGASNPQWSPDGTQILFTSNIPMEELSGTPAWDYERPGRTFGDTPNFKNDSSEQMQVSPDGDLESVRAWLAKNASKENPKVINRLDFQGELGLDNQVLFQHLFVINAQPNAAQPGARTESDTAQQITDGFQNFQSPSWSPDGNRIVCSSISYTQMPDREIDSDLWEVVADGSGSHQLLDMPDMRLYSPAYSPDGKMIAFSSSSLTDITYAQTELGIVQADGSAVQILTNNFDRRISDIKWSADNKEIYFTAPNEGYVPLYKISVRNGRTAIVLGEQLGINGYDAHEDVIVYAATEVTQPYELYMADAKGSNAQQLTTLNSDWLADKQMIQPQRYSIENEGHNVEYWVMEPVNRQPNMQYPVVLEMHGGPSAMWGPGEFSMWHEFQLLCSWGYAVVYANPIGSSGYGDAFRRANYQNWGKGPANDVLSALDDAMQKHTWMDNEQQFITGGSYAGYLTAWIVSQTNRFDAAVAQRGVYELEFFFGEGNAWRLAPDHFGGYPWEAEAKASMEANSPQTFVSNIQTPLLIMHADTDLRTGVRQSELLYRSLKVLKRPVEYVRYPGEGHELSRSGNPLRRMDRLNRIVEFFERYAEHSDKPAATLIDAAGQE